Proteins from one Diprion similis isolate iyDipSimi1 chromosome 3, iyDipSimi1.1, whole genome shotgun sequence genomic window:
- the LOC124404614 gene encoding protein SREK1IP1-like encodes MSMSSSHNSNTVTTQAVMDPEFLSRLIPQNKEQVRPACKKCGYAGHLTFQCRNFIKVDPNKEIVLDVSSTSSDSDENYLSPLTELREKELKKKQKKAKKKKKKEKKLKKKSAKRERSRSRSRSESSDSESEIAEKKKKKHKKKSKKSKHKKQNKQSSSDSDSDSDSD; translated from the exons ATGTCCATGAGTTCAAGTCATAACAGTAATACTGTCACT ACGCAAGCTGTGATGGATCCTGAATTCTTATCCAGACTAATTCCACAAAACAAAGAACAAGTTCGACCAGCATGTAAGAAGTGTGGTTATGCTGGTCACCTAACATTTCAATGTAGGAATTTCATAAAGGTCGATCCAAACAAGGAAATAGTATTGGACGTCAGTAGCACGAGCTCAGACAGTGATGAAAATTATCTGTCTCCATTGACTGAGTTGCGCGaaaaggaactcaaaaagaaacagaagaaagcaaagaagaaaaaaaagaaggaaaaaaagctaaaaaaaaaatcagccaaaCGCGAACGGTCAAGATCCAGATCTAGATCAGAGAGCTCTGATTCGGAATCCGAAATtgcagagaaaaagaaaaagaaacacaagaaaaagagtaaaaaatcaaaacacaaAAAACAGAATAAGCAAAGTTCCTCTGATTCTGATAGCGACAGCGACTCTgactga